From Vitis vinifera cultivar Pinot Noir 40024 chromosome 14, ASM3070453v1, a single genomic window includes:
- the LOC100253230 gene encoding receptor-like protein EIX1 — protein sequence MATTNACLQLLFLVIMSSGFLFHETLKPGCCHGDHHRAASIDTERVALLKFKQGLTDPSHRLSSWVGEDCCKWRGVVCNNRSGHVIKLNLRSLDDDGTDGKLGGEISLSLLDLKYLNHLDLSMNNFEGTRIPKFIGSLERLRYLNLSCASFSGPIPPQLGNLSRLIYLDLKEYFDFNRYPDESSQNNLQWISGLSSLRHLNLEGVNLSRASAYWLHAVSKLPSLSELHLSSCGLSVLPRSLPSSNLTSLSILVLSNNGFNSTIPHWLFQLRNLVYLDLSFNNLRGSILDAFANRTCLESLRKMGSLCNLKTLILSENDLNGEITEMIDVLSGCNKCSLENLNLGLNELGGFLPYSLGNLSNLQSVLLWDNSFVGSIPNSIGNLLNLEELYLSNNQMSGTIPETLGQLNKLVALDISENPWEGILTEAHLSNLINLKELSIAKFSLLPDLTLVINISSEWIPPFKLQYLNLRSCQVGPKFPVWLRNQNELNTLILRNARISDTIPEWFWKLDLELDQLDLGYNQLSGRTPNSLKFTLQSSVCLIWNHFNGSLPLWSSNVSSLLLRNNSFSGPIPRDIGERMPMLTELDLSHNSLSGTLPESIGELTGLVTLEMSNNSLTGEIPALWNGVPNLVARVDLSNNNLSGELPTSVGSLSYLIFLMLSNNHLSGELPSALKNCTNIRTLDLGGNRFSGNIPAWIGQTMPSLWILRLRSNLFDGSIPLQLCTLSSLHILDLAQNNLSGSIPSCVGNLSAMASEIETYRYEAELTVLTKGREDSYRNILYLVNSIDLSNNGLSGDVPGGLTDLSRLGTLNLSMNHLTGKIPDNIGDLQLLETLDLSRNQLSGPIPPGMASLTLMNHLNLSYNNLSGRIPSGNQLQTLDDPSIYWDNPALCGRPITAKCPGDDDGTPNRPSGDDEDDDEDGAEAEMKWFYMSMGTGFVVGFWGVCGTLVVKESWRHAYFRLVNDIKEWLLLVIQLNVARLQRKLKLGRSQHHT from the coding sequence ATGGCTACTACCAATGCCTGTCTTCAACTTCTTTTTCTTGTCATTATGTCCTCGGGGTTTCTTTTCCATGAAACCCTTAAACCAGGCTGCTGCCATGGTGATCACCATAGGGCAGCCTCCATTGACACTGAGAGGGTAGCTCTTCTCAAGTTCAAACAAGGCCTTACAGATCCTTCTCATCGACTCTCATCTTGGGTAGGGGAAGACTGCTGCAAGTGGAGAGGCGTCGTCTGCAACAACAGGAGTGGACATGTCATCAAACTCAATCTGCGTAGTCTTGATGATGATGGAACAGATGGCAAGTTGGGCGGTGAGATAAGTCTTTCTttgcttgatttgaaatatCTGAATCACTTAGACCTGAGCATGAATAATTTTGAAGGGACTCGAATCCCAAAGTTCATTGGTTCACTGGAAAGGTTGAGATATCTCAATCTCTCCTGTGCCTCCTTCAGTGGACCAATTCCTCCACAACTTGGAAATCTTTCCAGGTTAATCTACCTTGACCTCAAGGAATACTTTGATTTCAACAGATACCCTGATGAGTCCAGCCAGAATAATCTTCAGTGGATATCTGGTCTTTCTTCTTTAAGACACCTTAATTTAGAAGGAGTCAATCTAAGTAGAGCTTCTGCTTATTGGCTTCATGCTGTTAGCAAGCTTCCTTCTCTTTCAGAGTTGCATCTATCTAGTTGTGGACTTTCTGTCCTCCCTCGTTCTCTCCCATCTTCCAATCTTACATCCCTTTCAATACTTGTTCTCTCCAACAATGGTTTCAACTCCACAATACCCCACTGGCTATTCCAGCTGAGGAATCTTGTGTACCTTGATCTCAGCTTTAACAATCTTCGAGGCTCAATTTTAGATGCATTTGCAAACAGGACTTGTCTTGAAAGTTTAAGAAAGATGGGTAGCCTCTGCAACTTGAAAACACTGATCCTTTCTGAGAACGATTTGAATGGGGAAATAACTGAAATGATAGATGTTTTATCTGGGTGCAACAAGTGTAGTTTAGAGAACCTGAATCTGGGATTGAATGAACTGGGTGGTTTTCTTCCTTATTCACTAGGAAACCTGTCCAACTTGCAGTCTGTTCTGCTTTGGGACAACTCGTTTGTAGGCTCAATTCCGAATTCAATAGGAAACTTGTTGAATTTGGAAGAGCTGTACCTCTCTAATAATCAAATGAGTGGGACCATTCCAGAAACACTTGGACAACTTAATAAGTTGGTTGCGTTAGATATCTCTGAGAATCCATGGGAAGGTATTCTAACAGAAGCCCATTTGTCAAATCTCATAAACTTAAAGGAGTTGTCCATCGCTAAATTTTCGTTACTTCCAGACCTAACATTGGTTATCAATATCAGTTCTGAGTGGATCCCCCCTTTTAAGCTCCAATACCTTAATCTGAGATCATGCCAAGTGGGTCCTAAATTTCCAGTTTGGCTCAGAAACCAAAATGAGCTTAACACTCTAATACTCAGGAATGCTCGAATTTCAGACACCATACCAGAGTGGTTTTGGAAGTTAGACTTGGAATTGGATCAACTGGACTTGGGCTATAATCAATTAAGTGGCAGAACTCCAAACTCATTAAAGTTCACTCTTCAATCCTCGGTTTGTTTGATCTGGAACCATTTCAATGGTTCTCTGCCCCTTTGGTCATCAAATGTGAGTAGCCTACTTTTGAGAAATAATTCATTTTCTGGACCAATCCCTCGGGATATCGGGGAAAGAATGCCCATGCTGACAGAGTTAGATCTCTCTCATAACTCTCTAAGTGGAACCCTTCCCGAGTCCATTGGGGAACTAACTGGTTTAGTGACTCTGGAAATGTCAAACAATAGTTTGACTGGAGAAATCCCTGCATTGTGGAATGGTGTTCCCAATTTGGTGGCGCGTGTAGACCTGTCAAACAACAACTTATCTGGTGAGCTGCCAACTTCTGTGGGTTCTCTGTCCTACCTTATCTTTTTAATGCTCAGCAACAATCATCTTTCTGGGGAACTTCCTTCTGCCTTGAAGAATTGCACAAACATCCGTACTCTTGATCTCGGAGGCAACAGATTTTCAGGAAATATTCCGGCATGGATTGGACAAACAATGCCAAGTCTTTGGATTCTACGACTACGATCAAATTTGTTTGATGGGAGCATTCCGTTACAACTTTGCACTCTTTCCTCTCTTCACATATTGGATCTTGCACAAAATAATCTGTCAGGATCTATTCCCTCTTGCGTTGGGAATTTGAGTGCTATGGCATCTGAAATTGAAACATACAGATATGAGGCCGAATTGACGGTGTTGACAAAAGGAAGGGAAGATTCATATAGAAACATTCTCTATCTTGTGAATAGCATCGACCTGTCTAACAATGGCCTATCTGGAGATGTGCCCGGAGGGCTAACAGATCTTTCAAGATTAGGCACCTTGAACTTGTCTATGAACCATTTGACAGGAAAAATACCAGACAACATTGGGGACTTACAATTGTTGGAAACTCTAGACCTCTCAAGAAATCAGCTTTCCGGTCCAATTCCACCAGGTATGGCTTCTTTGACTCTCATGAATCACTTGAACCTGTCGTATAACAACCTGTCAGGTAGAATTCCATCAGGCAACCAGCTGCAAACCCTGGATGATCCATCAATATACTGGGACAACCCTGCACTATGTGGGCGTCCAATAACCGCTAAGTGTCCTGGTGATGATGATGGAACCCCCAATCGTCCCAGTGGAGATGATGAAGATGACGATGAAGATGGAGCTGAGGCTGAAATGAAGTGGTTCTACATGAGCATGGGAACAGGATTTGTGGTGGGGTTTTGGGGAGTTTGTGGCACCTTAGTAGTGAAGGAGTCATGGAGGCATGCCTATTTTAGGCTTGTGAATGACATCAAAGAGTGGCTGCTTCTAGTTATTCAGCTGAATGTAGCCCGTCTCCAAAGGAAACTGAAGTTGGGAAGAAGCCAGCATCATACTTGA